A portion of the Malassezia japonica chromosome 3, complete sequence genome contains these proteins:
- a CDS encoding uncharacterized protein (antiSMASH:Cluster_1), with the protein MSRVSIKKALEKLRSPSQSTLPLPAKSRGKGEREGKTRSNTTDPFLINSHSMTSLGLHRPEHEGNRSMGDLPSSKDARSVTDLSDYGDESFSSLRKLRRGNKGPPSISGVGHLLYGQDTVQSPMSYEASDGDALSLRQLPIQRSSVVSSDQNSMHAPSSNDGLRSTTPAMSPVSMYGKPLPGIPQQLETVRYGTALADISGPNSADTSMSDRHDSPVHWRSPAPPLPRSTSGASRSIASPTTQVMIASPMSARTASPSAQAMSTADSLSRPPPPSWHTPWSPEPVPEPVLEPMPAPVSESVPEPVPEPVPEPVSEPVSEHMEPLLASYEREASVQDSTHTRSNSLDEHASDAGLPSVTAQFLQDGSNLSHTSAGSERVSHEAAHHEPESEEANRDDSFSQPPTPIVREGHTHFVQPASASPSHRLSTEEQHNSLIVQIEDAFQRIMDIAVVSQAANVPLPQGVSTSSKRINASPSMPRRSRVIVGSPHAPSPLAS; encoded by the exons ATGTCGCGGGTTTCGATCAAAAAGGCCCTGGAAAAGCTGCGGTCCCCCTCTCAGTCCACGCTTCCGTTGCCCGCCAAGTCGCGCGGCAAGGGGGAGCGCGAAGGCAAAACGCGCAGCAACACGACGGACCCTTTCTTGATCAATTCGCACTCGATGAcctcgctcggcctgcaccGGCCCGAGCATGAGGGCAACCGGTCGATGGGCGACTTGCCGTCGTCCAAAGATGCGCGGTCCGTCACCGACTTGTCGGACTATGGCGACGAGTCTttctcgtcgctgcgcaagctccgcCGCGGCAACAAGGGGCCGCCGTCGATCTCGGGCGTGGGGCACTTACTCTATGGCCAGGACACTGTGCAGTCACCCATGTCCTACGAGGCGTCCGACGGAGACGCGCTGTCGCTGCGCCAACTTCCGATTCAGCGCTCCTCTGTGGTGTCATCCGACCAGAACTCGATGCACGCACCATCGTCGAACGATGGGCTGCGCTCCACGACGCCAGCCATGAGCCCGGTGTCGATGTATGGTAAACCGCTGCCCGGCATTCCCCAGCAGCTAGAGACGGTGCGCTACGGCACGGCTCTTGCTGATATTTCGGGGCCAAACTCGGCAGACACGAGCATGTCGGATCGGCACGACTCGCCGGTGCATTGGAGGAGCCCGGCACCGCCGCTGCCTCGGAGCACGTCgggtgcgtcgcgcagcatcgcGTCGCCTACGACCCAGGTGATGATCGCCTCGCCGATGTCGGCGCGGActgcgtcgccgtcggcacAAGCGATGAGCACGGCCGACTCTTTGTCTC GTCCTCCGCCTCCGTCCTGGCATACGCCATGGTCGCCGGAGCCTGTGCCGGAGCCTGTGCTGGAGCCCATGCCAGCGCCCGTCTCGGAGTCTGTGCCAGAGCCCGTGCCGGAGCCTGTGCCGGAGCCCGTGTCGGAGCCCGTGTCGGAGCATATGGAGCCTCTCCTGGCAAGCTATGAGCGCGAAGCATCTGTACAGGATTCAACGCACACGCGCTCAAACTCCCTGGACGAGCATGCATCGGATGCAGGCCTTCCGTCCGTCACCGCGCAGTTCCTCCAGGATGGATCCAACCTTTCGCATACATCCGCCGGCTCCGAGCGCGTGTcgcacgaggcggcgcaccacgAGCCGGAAAGCGAGGAAGCGAATCGCGACGATTCTTTCTCGCAACCTCCGACCCCTATTGTCCGCGAGGGACATACACATTTCGTCCAGCCAGCGTCTGCATCCCCTTCCCATCGTCTCTCTACGGAAGAGCAACACAACTCGCTCATTGTTCAAATCGAAGATGCGTTCCAGCGCATTATGGATATTGCGGTTGTTTCTCAGGCTGCAAACGTTCCTCTTCCCCAGGGTGTTTCTACGTCGTCGAAGCGCATCAACGCCTCTCCTTCGATGCCGCGTCGT AGTCGCGTCATCGTCGGCAGCCCGCACGCCCCGTCGCCCCTCGCTTCCTGA
- the SMF1 gene encoding Manganese transporter smf1 (TransMembrane:9 (i40-66o72-90i102-121o144-163i267-292o322-343i363-381o387-410i495-517o); antiSMASH:Cluster_1; EggNog:ENOG503NUWM; COG:P): MDLAVQTRRLVLGLPPNSAPAPDWNVPGVRARYWGLLIPLYLINEGAIIATELAELIGSAIALNLLFPKLPLWGGVLVTSADVFLVLVLYRPSMSVRIFEMLIGVLVMIVLACFIVLIVRVDPDWGDVFYGYVPSPKVVQADSLYVSISILGATIMPHSLVLGSHFATIDRLHGYEEVTSSVGSDDENEEDEPERRTVTRTASANSIPSANRVRSSNLWRTARNLYRRLISKHIQVPEVVQDDSLPPQPASSLRHIQLHLNHASWDIAICLVLFAITINSAILIVASAAFYYGHNQDGDMEVVGDLFQAFDLLRDTVGKVPAILFAIALLTAGQSSSITVTLAGQIISEGFIHWRLTPFMRRLLTRAIAVIPSMIVASIAGRHGLDTMLVASQVALSMALPFVSFPLLVLTGSPWRMTREVENDEPNTTAATAAPTDYGSTTPFANEEPNSERTAPRKSILSYAREVYRFVWHPNRRMDCEAPGPTYFHAFHNNLFTAVFAWAVFGLICVADVYVLYSTLKDPANA; encoded by the coding sequence ATGGACCTCGCTGTACAGACGCGCCGTCTGGTGCTTGGCCTGCCGCCCaactcggcgccggcgccggacTGGAATGTACCGGgagtgcgtgcgcgctACTGGGGCCTGCTTATTCCTCTGTACCTTATTAATGAAGGCGCCATTATCGCTAccgagctggccgagctTATCGGAAGTGCGATCGCGTTGAATCTTCTTTTCCCCAAGCTGCCGCTCtggggcggcgtgctggtGACGTCGGCAGATGTCTTCCTTGTCTTGGTCCTGTACCGTCCCAGCATGAGTGTGCGCATCTTTGAGATGCTAATTGGCGTACTTGTCATGATTGTGCTCGCGTGCTTCATCGTGCTCATCGTGCGTGTGGACCCAGACTGGGGCGACGTGTTTTACGGCTACGTGCCTTCGCCCAAGGTCGTCCAGGCCGACAGCTTGTACGTCTCGATCTCGATTCTTGGCGCGACAATCATGCCGCactcgctcgtgctcggctcgcACTTTGCGACGATCGACCGCCTACACGGCTACGAAGAGGTCACTTCCTCGGTCGGCTCGGACGATGAGAACGAGGAAGATGAGCCCGAAAGACGCACCGTCACGCGTACGGCCTCGGCCAACTCGATCCCGAGCGCGAatcgcgtgcgctcgtcgaacttgtggcgcacggcacgcaaCCTCTATCGCCGCCTGATTTCCAAGCATATCCAGGTGCCCGAGGTGGTGCAGGACGACTCGCTCCCGCCGCAgcccgcctcgtcgcttCGGCACATCCAGCTGCACCTGAACCACGCGTCGTGGGACATTGCCATCTGCCTTGTCCTCTTTGCGATCACGATCAACAGTGCTATTCTAATCgtcgcgtcggccgcctttTACTACGGGCATAATCAGGACGGCGACATGGAGGTGGTCGGCGACCTCTTCCAGGCGTTTGACCTGCTCCGCGATACGGTCGGCAAGGTGCCCGCGATCCTCTTTGCGATCGCCCTGCTGACCGCCGGTCAGTCTTCAAGTATCACCGTGACGCTCGCTGGTCAGATCATCTCGGAGGGCTTTATTCACTGGCGCCTCACGCCGTTTATGCGCCGTCTGTTGACGCGTGCGATTGCCGTCATCCCCTCGATGATTGTCGCGTCGATTGCCGGTCGCCACGGCCTGGACACGATGCTGGTCGCATCTCAGGTTGCTCTGTCCATGGCCCTGCCGTTCGTTTCCTTTCCCCTCTTGGTCCTCACCGGATCGCCATGGCGCATGACGCGCGAAGTGGAAAACGACGAGCCGAACACGACCGCGGCTACCGCAGCGCCCACCGACTACGGTTCCACGACGCCGTTTGCGAACGAGGAGCCTAACTCGGAgcgcacagcgccgcgcaagagTATCCTGTCCTATGCGCGCGAAGTGTACCGTTTTGTCTGGCACCCCAACCGCCGCATGGACTGCGAGGCGCCGGGCCCGACCTATTTCCACGCCTTCCACAACAATCTCTTCACGGCGGTCTTTGCGTGGGCTGTGTTTGGCCTGATTTGTGTGGCGGATGTGTACGTATTGTACTCTACCCTAAAGGACCCCGCCAACGCATAA